In a genomic window of Mycolicibacter heraklionensis:
- a CDS encoding HIRAN domain-containing protein translates to MGLRDILRKLQQVEPAKEPQCEYQSDVEVAGEAYHAEAFAAIFCTADRPGGGVIIRTASLVPEPENPFDDTAVAVYIEGLRVGYVPRADEATKSRAIAASIDDKNLEVLARVWSRNDNGAWVSRVTLSFSGETEPEWSYAVEQDDLYPDDDFRDVEVIGESNHRESFAEIFGRAGWPFGGVLMRNAALIPDPEHPYSNEKIGIAVAVHVEGLVVGYVPHGDLRTKKRAWDSHATGKHFIVPVRIWARNDDGVWRARVTLSFSGLTEDEWPYVDSG, encoded by the coding sequence ATGGGTCTGCGTGACATCTTGCGAAAATTGCAGCAAGTCGAGCCGGCGAAAGAGCCGCAGTGCGAGTATCAGTCGGATGTGGAGGTAGCGGGCGAGGCCTATCACGCCGAGGCCTTTGCGGCGATCTTTTGCACGGCGGACCGACCTGGGGGCGGAGTTATCATCCGCACCGCGTCGCTGGTTCCTGAGCCGGAAAACCCCTTTGACGACACCGCGGTTGCGGTCTACATCGAGGGCCTGCGTGTGGGCTACGTTCCGCGTGCCGATGAGGCGACCAAATCGCGCGCTATCGCCGCATCCATCGACGATAAGAACCTTGAAGTCTTGGCCCGCGTCTGGTCGCGGAATGACAATGGAGCTTGGGTATCGAGGGTAACCCTGTCGTTCTCAGGTGAGACGGAACCCGAGTGGTCGTATGCCGTGGAGCAAGACGATTTGTACCCCGACGACGATTTCCGCGATGTCGAGGTTATTGGCGAGTCGAACCACCGTGAATCGTTCGCCGAGATTTTTGGCAGGGCAGGGTGGCCGTTTGGTGGCGTCCTCATGCGGAACGCCGCGCTGATACCAGACCCGGAACACCCCTACAGCAATGAAAAGATCGGGATCGCCGTCGCAGTTCACGTCGAAGGGCTGGTTGTCGGCTATGTGCCACACGGCGATTTGAGGACGAAGAAGCGGGCCTGGGATAGCCACGCCACGGGCAAGCACTTCATCGTTCCGGTTCGCATTTGGGCGCGCAACGACGATGGAGTTTGGCGGGCCAGGGTGACGTTGTCCTTTAGCGGACTGACAGAGGATGAATGGCCGTACGTCGATTCCGGCTAG
- a CDS encoding CYTH and CHAD domain-containing protein gives MSATDPSTSRFREVERKFDVDASAISPSFDGIAGVARVEQLPAQALAAVYFDTPGHDLAARRVTLRRRTGGPDAGWHLKLPAGTDTRTEVRAPLGPEIPDDLLDVVRAIVRDRPLAPVAQIRTARSVVVLRDDHDEVLAEFCDDQVTASADGDTEQCWREWEVELGGGDLELLDRLSNRLHDTGAKPAGYGSKLARVLGAPPVAAHPTDRLHRALAEQIEQLLVWDRAVRADADDAIHQMRVTIRRIRSLLHGEEAAHAPLLDELQELGAVLGVARDAEVLAQRYQQALDELTPELVRGPVGERLVAGSLRRYQTGRRRSLAAMRSPRYFRLLDGLDDLVSAPAAERYATVDIAYRRLRKAVKAAKTAADRDAALHRIRKAAKRLRYAASAANKTKIAQRAKTIQTVLGDHQDSVVSRAHLLQQADAAAAAGEDTFTYGLLYAREVDLAARSRAALRPALRKLNRVVR, from the coding sequence GTGTCTGCAACCGACCCGAGCACCTCTCGGTTCCGCGAGGTGGAACGCAAGTTCGACGTTGACGCATCGGCCATCTCACCGTCCTTCGACGGCATCGCCGGGGTCGCCCGAGTTGAGCAGTTGCCGGCACAGGCACTTGCGGCCGTGTACTTCGACACACCCGGTCACGACCTGGCGGCCCGGCGAGTCACGTTGCGCCGGCGCACCGGCGGTCCCGACGCCGGCTGGCACCTGAAACTTCCGGCCGGGACGGACACCCGCACCGAGGTACGCGCACCCCTGGGCCCGGAGATTCCGGACGACCTGCTCGACGTGGTGAGGGCGATCGTCAGGGATCGGCCGCTGGCCCCCGTGGCACAAATCCGTACCGCCCGCAGTGTGGTGGTGCTGCGCGACGATCACGATGAGGTGTTAGCCGAGTTCTGCGACGATCAGGTCACCGCGTCGGCCGACGGCGATACCGAACAGTGCTGGCGGGAATGGGAAGTGGAACTGGGCGGCGGGGACCTCGAGCTGCTGGACCGGCTGAGCAACCGGCTGCACGACACCGGCGCCAAGCCGGCCGGCTACGGCTCCAAACTGGCCAGGGTGCTCGGCGCGCCGCCGGTGGCCGCGCACCCGACCGATCGCCTGCATCGAGCGCTGGCCGAGCAGATCGAGCAACTGCTCGTCTGGGATCGCGCGGTGCGCGCCGACGCCGACGACGCGATTCATCAGATGCGGGTGACGATCCGACGGATCCGCAGCCTGTTGCACGGCGAGGAGGCTGCCCATGCCCCGCTACTCGACGAACTGCAGGAACTGGGTGCGGTACTGGGTGTCGCCCGCGACGCCGAGGTGCTGGCCCAGCGCTATCAGCAGGCGCTCGACGAGCTGACGCCAGAGCTGGTCCGCGGGCCGGTGGGCGAACGGCTGGTCGCCGGTTCGCTGCGCCGCTATCAGACGGGACGACGCCGCAGCCTGGCCGCGATGCGCTCCCCCCGGTACTTCCGGCTGCTCGACGGCCTCGACGATCTGGTGAGCGCGCCCGCCGCCGAGCGGTACGCCACCGTGGACATCGCCTACCGCCGGCTGCGCAAGGCGGTGAAGGCCGCCAAGACGGCCGCCGACCGCGACGCGGCACTGCACCGGATCCGCAAGGCCGCCAAGCGACTGCGCTACGCCGCCTCAGCAGCGAACAAGACGAAGATCGCCCAGCGCGCGAAGACGATTCAGACCGTGCTCGGCGACCATCAGGACAGCGTGGTCAGCCGGGCGCATCTGCTTCAACAGGCCGATGCCGCGGCGGCCGCCGGCGAGGACACCTTCACCTACGGCCTGCTGTATGCCCGCGAGGTCGACCTCGCCGCGCGGAGCCGGGCGGCGTTGCGGCCCGCGCTGCGCAAGCTGAACCGGGTGGTTCGGTGA
- the panB gene encoding 3-methyl-2-oxobutanoate hydroxymethyltransferase — translation MSEHVYGASPDPVRIAPQTRVHHLQQMKNEGRKWGMLTAYDYSSARIFDDAGIPVLLVGDSAANVVYGYDSTVPITIDELIPLVRAVVRGAPHALVVADLPFGSYEGGPAAALATATRFMKEGGAHAVKLEGGERVADQIATLSAAGIPVMAHIGFTPQSVNTLGGFRVQGRGDAAEQTVHDAIAVAEAGAFAVVMEMVPAELATQITGKLTIPTVGIGAGPNCDAQVLVWQDMAGMTTGKTARFVKRFGAVGAELRRAAEQYAQEVAAGTFPAEEHCF, via the coding sequence ATGTCTGAGCACGTTTATGGCGCTTCACCTGACCCTGTCCGCATTGCACCGCAGACCCGCGTCCATCATCTGCAGCAGATGAAGAACGAGGGCCGCAAGTGGGGGATGCTGACGGCCTACGACTACTCCTCCGCCCGCATCTTCGACGACGCCGGCATCCCGGTGCTGCTGGTCGGCGACTCGGCGGCCAACGTGGTCTACGGCTATGACAGCACGGTTCCGATCACGATCGACGAGCTGATCCCGCTGGTGCGCGCGGTGGTGCGCGGCGCCCCGCACGCGCTGGTGGTCGCCGATCTTCCGTTCGGCTCCTACGAGGGTGGGCCGGCGGCGGCGCTGGCCACCGCCACCCGGTTCATGAAGGAGGGCGGCGCGCACGCGGTCAAGCTGGAGGGCGGCGAGCGGGTGGCCGACCAGATCGCGACGTTGTCCGCGGCCGGCATCCCGGTGATGGCGCACATCGGGTTCACCCCGCAGAGCGTCAACACCTTGGGCGGTTTCCGGGTGCAGGGGCGCGGTGACGCCGCCGAGCAGACCGTGCACGACGCGATCGCGGTGGCCGAGGCGGGTGCGTTCGCGGTGGTGATGGAGATGGTGCCGGCCGAGTTGGCCACCCAGATCACCGGAAAGCTGACCATTCCCACCGTCGGGATCGGCGCTGGGCCCAACTGCGACGCCCAAGTTCTGGTGTGGCAGGACATGGCCGGAATGACTACCGGCAAGACCGCCCGATTCGTCAAGCGCTTCGGCGCCGTGGGCGCTGAATTGCGCCGCGCCGCAGAGCAATACGCCCAAGAGGTGGCGGCGGGAACCTTCCCGGCGGAAGAGCACTGCTTCTAG
- a CDS encoding alpha/beta hydrolase has product MSSPTRRDRMTRTALTCLAIAMVALTVGSCTRMTPGHAVLAVPRVGQPVQWDKCRFTADTNIKVPADAQCGFIGVPVDYSKPQGAVARLAMIRFPATKDKIGSLVINPGGPGESGIETAVGLVSSLPRQVRERFDLVGFDPRGVASSRPAVWCNSDKENDRLRALNQVDYSPEGVERIENETKEYVARCLDKSGKEFLANVGTVNVARDLDAIRAGLGDDKLTYLGYSYGTRIGSAYAEAYPQNVRAMILDGAVDPNADPVEEDLRQAQAFQGAFDDFAADCAKDADCPLGTDPAKAVDVYHSLVDPLVDKPAKTKDPRGLSYSDAIVGTIMALYSPTFWTHLNDGLSDLVDGRGDIMLSLADLYMRRDANGHYTNATDARVAVNCVDQPPVTDRAKVIEEDRRSREVAPFMSYGKFTGDAPLGTCAFWPVPPTTQPHTISVPDLPPTMVVSTTRDPATPYQAGVDLAKQLGGGLLTFNGTQHTVVFQGNECVDRFAARYLVDGTLPPTDAKC; this is encoded by the coding sequence ATGAGCTCGCCGACGCGCCGCGACAGGATGACGCGCACCGCCCTGACCTGCCTCGCGATCGCGATGGTGGCACTGACCGTCGGCAGCTGCACCCGGATGACGCCGGGCCACGCGGTGCTGGCGGTGCCGCGGGTCGGGCAGCCGGTCCAATGGGACAAGTGCCGGTTCACCGCCGACACCAATATCAAGGTGCCCGCCGACGCCCAGTGCGGATTCATCGGGGTTCCGGTCGACTACTCCAAGCCGCAGGGCGCCGTGGCCCGGCTGGCCATGATCCGGTTCCCGGCCACCAAGGACAAGATCGGCTCGTTGGTGATCAACCCCGGCGGCCCGGGGGAGTCCGGGATCGAAACCGCGGTGGGGTTGGTCAGCTCGCTGCCCCGTCAGGTCCGGGAGCGTTTTGACCTGGTCGGGTTCGACCCGCGCGGGGTGGCCTCGTCACGGCCCGCGGTCTGGTGCAACTCCGACAAGGAGAACGACCGGCTGCGTGCCCTGAACCAGGTCGACTACAGCCCCGAGGGCGTGGAGCGCATCGAGAACGAGACCAAGGAGTACGTCGCGCGCTGCCTGGACAAGAGCGGCAAGGAGTTCCTGGCCAACGTCGGCACCGTCAACGTCGCCCGCGACCTGGACGCGATCCGGGCCGGGCTGGGCGACGACAAGCTGACCTACCTCGGCTACTCCTACGGCACCCGGATCGGCTCGGCCTACGCCGAGGCCTACCCGCAGAACGTGCGCGCGATGATCCTGGACGGCGCGGTGGACCCGAATGCCGACCCGGTCGAAGAGGACCTGCGGCAGGCGCAGGCCTTCCAGGGTGCGTTCGACGACTTCGCGGCGGACTGCGCGAAAGACGCCGACTGCCCGTTGGGCACCGACCCGGCCAAAGCCGTCGACGTCTACCACAGCCTGGTCGACCCGCTGGTGGACAAGCCCGCCAAGACCAAGGACCCGCGCGGGCTGAGCTACAGCGACGCGATCGTCGGCACCATCATGGCGCTGTACTCGCCGACGTTCTGGACGCATCTCAACGACGGCCTGTCCGATCTGGTGGACGGCCGCGGCGACATCATGCTGAGCCTCGCCGACCTGTACATGCGCCGGGACGCCAACGGCCACTACACCAACGCCACCGATGCCCGGGTCGCGGTCAACTGCGTCGATCAGCCGCCGGTCACCGACCGCGCCAAGGTGATCGAGGAAGACCGGCGTTCGCGTGAGGTGGCGCCGTTCATGAGCTACGGCAAGTTCACCGGCGACGCCCCGCTGGGCACCTGCGCCTTCTGGCCGGTCCCCCCGACGACGCAGCCGCACACCATCTCGGTGCCGGACCTGCCGCCGACGATGGTGGTCTCCACCACCCGCGACCCGGCGACCCCGTATCAGGCCGGTGTGGACTTGGCCAAGCAGCTGGGCGGCGGCCTGCTGACGTTCAACGGAACCCAGCACACGGTGGTATTCCAGGGCAACGAATGCGTGGACCGATTCGCCGCGCGATACCTGGTCGACGGCACGTTGCCGCCAACCGATGCGAAGTGCTGA